From Xiphophorus hellerii strain 12219 chromosome 9, Xiphophorus_hellerii-4.1, whole genome shotgun sequence, a single genomic window includes:
- the LOC116725480 gene encoding uncharacterized protein LOC116725480 isoform X2 yields MGNGISKILPDLYLGNIKDAQDRELLAKHNITHILSIHDTAAPVLEDMTYLCISASDHSKQNLIQYFRESIMFIHESRLKGEGCLIHWSVPQRNLGGGLPHDSDGTRLGGVPGGGPGCPAVCGPQPGLPAAAGGVRKHGTGRVLPRVLCFLQAPYLKPTHSKNFCHEFFIEIQYV; encoded by the exons ATGGGTAATGGAATAAGTAAG ATCCTACCAGATCTGTACCTTGGTAACATTAAAG ATGCACAGGACCGGGAGCTGCTGGCAAAGCACAACATCACCCACATCCTCTCAATCCATGACACAGCTGCACCTGTCCTGGAG GACATGACTTATCTCTGTATATCTGCGTCTGACCACTCAAAGCAAAACTT GATTCAGTACTTCAGAGAGAGCATCATGTTTATCCATGAGAGCCGGCTGAAAGGAGAGGGCTGCCTCATTCACTG GAGTGTCCCGCAGCGTAACCTTGGTGGTGGCTTACCTCATGACAGTGACGGGACGAGGCTGGGTGGAGTCCCTGGCGGCGGTCCGGGCTGCCCGGCCGTGTGCGGGCCCCAACCTGGGCTTCCTGCGGCAGCTGGAGGAGTTCGAAAACATGGAACTGGCAGAG TCCTTCCCCGTGTCCTTTGTTTTTTGCAGGCTCCATATTTGAAGCCTACCCACAGCAAAAATTTCTGTCatgaattttttattgaaatacagTATGTTTAA
- the LOC116725480 gene encoding dual specificity protein phosphatase 22-B isoform X3 translates to MGNGISKILPDLYLGNIKDAQDRELLAKHNITHILSIHDTAAPVLEDMTYLCISASDHSKQNLIQYFRESIMFIHESRLKGEGCLIHCVAGVSRSVTLVVAYLMTVTGRGWVESLAAVRAARPCAGPNLGFLRQLEEFENMELAESFPVSFVFCRLHI, encoded by the exons ATGGGTAATGGAATAAGTAAG ATCCTACCAGATCTGTACCTTGGTAACATTAAAG ATGCACAGGACCGGGAGCTGCTGGCAAAGCACAACATCACCCACATCCTCTCAATCCATGACACAGCTGCACCTGTCCTGGAG GACATGACTTATCTCTGTATATCTGCGTCTGACCACTCAAAGCAAAACTT GATTCAGTACTTCAGAGAGAGCATCATGTTTATCCATGAGAGCCGGCTGAAAGGAGAGGGCTGCCTCATTCACTG CGTGGCAGGAGTGTCCCGCAGCGTAACCTTGGTGGTGGCTTACCTCATGACAGTGACGGGACGAGGCTGGGTGGAGTCCCTGGCGGCGGTCCGGGCTGCCCGGCCGTGTGCGGGCCCCAACCTGGGCTTCCTGCGGCAGCTGGAGGAGTTCGAAAACATGGAACTGGCAGAG TCCTTCCCCGTGTCCTTTGTTTTTTGCAGGCTCCATATTTGA
- the LOC116725480 gene encoding dual specificity protein phosphatase 22-B isoform X1, whose translation MGNGISKILPDLYLGNIKDAQDRELLAKHNITHILSIHDTAAPVLEDMTYLCISASDHSKQNLIQYFRESIMFIHESRLKGEGCLIHCVAGVSRSVTLVVAYLMTVTGRGWVESLAAVRAARPCAGPNLGFLRQLEEFENMELAEYRAWWTERYGKSSFNDDEEIQNLINKKSNNSVGSSSSVNVPPVLGPSHT comes from the exons ATGGGTAATGGAATAAGTAAG ATCCTACCAGATCTGTACCTTGGTAACATTAAAG ATGCACAGGACCGGGAGCTGCTGGCAAAGCACAACATCACCCACATCCTCTCAATCCATGACACAGCTGCACCTGTCCTGGAG GACATGACTTATCTCTGTATATCTGCGTCTGACCACTCAAAGCAAAACTT GATTCAGTACTTCAGAGAGAGCATCATGTTTATCCATGAGAGCCGGCTGAAAGGAGAGGGCTGCCTCATTCACTG CGTGGCAGGAGTGTCCCGCAGCGTAACCTTGGTGGTGGCTTACCTCATGACAGTGACGGGACGAGGCTGGGTGGAGTCCCTGGCGGCGGTCCGGGCTGCCCGGCCGTGTGCGGGCCCCAACCTGGGCTTCCTGCGGCAGCTGGAGGAGTTCGAAAACATGGAACTGGCAGAG TATCGAGCCTGGTGGACGGAGCGGTACGGGAAGAGCTCCTTTAATGACGATGAGGAAATTCAGAATCTTATCAATAAAAAGTCTAATAACAGTGtcggcagcagcagctctgtcaACGTCCCCCCAGTTCTGGGACcaagtcacacatga
- the LOC116725480 gene encoding dual specificity protein phosphatase 22-B isoform X4, giving the protein MGNGISKILPDLYLGNIKDAQDRELLAKHNITHILSIHDTAAPVLEDMTYLCISASDHSKQNLIQYFRESIMFIHESRLKGEGCLIHWSVPQRNLGGGLPHDSDGTRLGGVPGGGPGCPAVCGPQPGLPAAAGGVRKHGTGRVSSLVDGAVREELL; this is encoded by the exons ATGGGTAATGGAATAAGTAAG ATCCTACCAGATCTGTACCTTGGTAACATTAAAG ATGCACAGGACCGGGAGCTGCTGGCAAAGCACAACATCACCCACATCCTCTCAATCCATGACACAGCTGCACCTGTCCTGGAG GACATGACTTATCTCTGTATATCTGCGTCTGACCACTCAAAGCAAAACTT GATTCAGTACTTCAGAGAGAGCATCATGTTTATCCATGAGAGCCGGCTGAAAGGAGAGGGCTGCCTCATTCACTG GAGTGTCCCGCAGCGTAACCTTGGTGGTGGCTTACCTCATGACAGTGACGGGACGAGGCTGGGTGGAGTCCCTGGCGGCGGTCCGGGCTGCCCGGCCGTGTGCGGGCCCCAACCTGGGCTTCCTGCGGCAGCTGGAGGAGTTCGAAAACATGGAACTGGCAGAG TATCGAGCCTGGTGGACGGAGCGGTACGGGAAGAGCTCCTTTAA